One Fusarium musae strain F31 chromosome 6, whole genome shotgun sequence DNA segment encodes these proteins:
- the RPL37 gene encoding 60S ribosomal protein L37 (EggNog:ENOG41) gives MSERRGLETSKSTEILMGSEIGRRSLHVQKHECSSCGYPAAKIRKYNWSEKAKRRKTVGTGRTRYLKDVSRRFKNGFQTGTPKGARGATAEKA, from the exons ATGTCTGAACGGCGAGGCTTGGAAACATCAAAGTCGACGGAAATACTGATGGGATCTGAAATAGGTCGCCGCTCTCTTCACGTTCAGAAGCATGAGTGCTCTTCTTGCGGCTACCCTGCTGCCAAGATCCGCAAGT ACAACTGGTCTGAGAAGGCTAAGCGAAGAAAGACGGTCGGCACTGGCCGCACTCGCTACCTCAAGGATGTGTCTCGACGATTCAAGAACGGTTTCCAGACTGGTACCCCCAAGGGCGC